The genomic interval CTCGCTTGCATTTGCGTGCACCCGAGAAGGAACGAGCGGGGGAGCGCGGCACGTGCGGCCGGGAGAACGGTTCACGCACGGGGGAGGAGCGGCGGGTGGATACGCCGGCGACGGGACGGTCTCTCACTGCGGTTCCGCGCGGGGGTGTTGCGCTGAAGCAGGGCAGGCACCGAGTGGCGCGGCCACGCGATCCGTCCGCTCCAGTCGGGTGAGGGGTCGCAGATGACGTTTGACGCGCCGAGCAAACCGTCATGTGCGACCCCTCACCAAAGGTGCGCGCGCTTGAGACCTTCTGTGGGCTGTTGGGGGAGGGCCCCGGCAACGGGAAAGGCCCCGGATCCGCGAGGATCCGGGGCCTTTCGAGAGCCGATGCTCAGTGACCGTGGCCGTGCTGCGAGGCCTCGATCTCCGACTTCGTCACAGGGGAGATGCGGTCCTCGAAGAACCAGCGCGACAGGCCGGCGCGCAGGCGCGTGCCGAACGTGATCTTGCCGTTCTTGTTCGGGCGCACCATGAGCGGCGCGTAGTCGTCGTAGCTCACGAGGCGCCAGCGGTCGTAGTCCGACAGCTGCTCGTGGACCTCGATGTACTCGCCACCGGGGAGGCGCACGATGCGACCCGACTCGAAGCCGTGGAGCGCGATCTCGCGGTCCTTCTTCTGGAGCCCGATGCAGATGCGCTTCGTGACGATGTACGCGATGATCGGCCCTGCGAAGAACAGGATCTGCAGTCCGAGCGTGACGCCCTCGATCGACAGCTTGAAGTGCGTGGCGATGAGGTCGGAGCTGGCTGCCGCCCACATGACCGCGTAGAACGTGACACCGGCGGCACCGATGGCCGTACGGGTCGGAGCGTTGCGGGGACGGTCGGCGATGTGGTGCTCGCGCTTGTCGCCCGTGATCCACGCCTCGATGAACGGGTAGAACATCACGGCCACGATGAAGAGACCGAGGATGACGACCGGGATCAGGATGTACCACGTGAACGTGTATCCGAAGATCACGGACTCGAGGTGGGGCGGGATGAGACGCAGCGCGCCGTCGGCGAAGCCGATGTACCAGTCGGGCTGGGTTCCGGCGGAGACGGGCGACGGGTCGTACGGGCCGTACGCCCAGATCGGGTTGATCTGAACGGTGGCGCCGATGGCCATGAGCACACCGAAGACGATGAAGAAGAATCCACCGGCCTTCGCCGCGAACACGGGCATGATGGGGGATCCGACGACGTTCTGCTCAGTGCGGCCGGGGCCCGCGAACTGCGTGTGCTTGTTCACGATGAGCAGGATCATGTGCACGCCGATCGCCGCGATGACGAGCGCCGGAAGCAGCATGATGTGCGCCATGTAGAGGCGTCCGACGATCGCCTCGCCGGGGAACTCTCCGCCGAACAGCAGGTAGGAGATCCAGGTTCCGAC from Salinibacterium sp. ZJ70 carries:
- a CDS encoding cytochrome bc complex cytochrome b subunit, with amino-acid sequence MRFVNGAANYIEDRTSISGAVKELGRKIFPDHWSFMLGEIALYSFIVILLSGTFLTFFFQASMTHVTYEGSYAPLQGIGMSAAMASTLDISFDIRGGLLMRQVHHWAALLFVASIGLHMLRVFFTGAFRKPREINWVVGFVLFILAMAEGFTGYSLPDDLLSGNGLRIIDGMIKGFPIVGTWISYLLFGGEFPGEAIVGRLYMAHIMLLPALVIAAIGVHMILLIVNKHTQFAGPGRTEQNVVGSPIMPVFAAKAGGFFFIVFGVLMAIGATVQINPIWAYGPYDPSPVSAGTQPDWYIGFADGALRLIPPHLESVIFGYTFTWYILIPVVILGLFIVAVMFYPFIEAWITGDKREHHIADRPRNAPTRTAIGAAGVTFYAVMWAAASSDLIATHFKLSIEGVTLGLQILFFAGPIIAYIVTKRICIGLQKKDREIALHGFESGRIVRLPGGEYIEVHEQLSDYDRWRLVSYDDYAPLMVRPNKNGKITFGTRLRAGLSRWFFEDRISPVTKSEIEASQHGHGH